One region of Desulfovibrio sp. JC022 genomic DNA includes:
- the qmoC gene encoding quinone-interacting membrane-bound oxidoreductase complex subunit QmoC has product MEKDIRIKPDLQFIKELQEVGGESLKKCYQCATCSVACPLSPADNPYPRKEMVWAQWGLKDKLVNDIDIWLCHNCGTCSDLCPRGARPADLLAGLRNMAYQKMVTPSIIGKWMASPKHLPKLIAIPAAIYMVIWFIMAGVRGSFFPLKDGKIVYGHLFPGDFTIDPIFMIAFGFMVWTFYKGVKNLIASFADQPKVFAVGDKAEKPSMLECFIDVCKNELLTHSKWKECGETDEADEQKFNGHRFIMVAFICLMVVTGVVAVTHWGGKIIPFLGPIGHTPMPLWHPVKILANVGAVLLVYSLVLLTKRRLNQDQGVHGSSYYDWYLLGLIWTIAVTGIMCEILRLLGVASLAYPMYYVHLIAVFMMFVYLPWSKLGHLVYRTAALTYARYIGRLPMPVREEKTFTL; this is encoded by the coding sequence ATGGAAAAAGATATTCGCATTAAACCGGATCTGCAATTCATCAAAGAATTGCAGGAAGTCGGTGGCGAAAGCCTCAAGAAGTGCTATCAGTGCGCAACTTGCTCTGTAGCCTGTCCCCTCTCGCCTGCCGACAACCCTTACCCGCGTAAGGAAATGGTCTGGGCTCAGTGGGGCCTTAAAGATAAACTCGTAAATGACATCGATATATGGCTGTGTCACAACTGCGGTACCTGCTCCGACCTGTGCCCCCGCGGCGCTCGTCCTGCTGATCTGCTCGCAGGTCTGCGTAACATGGCCTATCAGAAGATGGTAACCCCCTCCATTATCGGTAAATGGATGGCTTCTCCCAAGCACCTGCCCAAGCTTATTGCTATTCCGGCAGCTATCTACATGGTGATCTGGTTCATCATGGCGGGAGTTCGCGGTTCCTTCTTCCCTCTTAAAGATGGTAAAATCGTCTACGGACACCTGTTCCCCGGCGACTTTACTATTGACCCGATCTTCATGATTGCTTTCGGCTTCATGGTTTGGACCTTCTACAAAGGAGTGAAGAACCTGATCGCATCATTCGCTGATCAACCGAAGGTCTTTGCTGTAGGTGACAAAGCTGAAAAGCCCAGCATGCTGGAGTGCTTCATCGACGTTTGCAAAAACGAACTGCTGACTCACTCCAAGTGGAAAGAATGCGGTGAAACCGACGAAGCTGATGAGCAGAAGTTCAACGGCCACCGTTTCATCATGGTTGCATTCATCTGCCTGATGGTTGTTACCGGTGTGGTTGCTGTAACCCACTGGGGTGGAAAGATTATTCCTTTCCTCGGCCCCATCGGCCATACTCCCATGCCGCTGTGGCATCCGGTTAAGATTCTGGCCAACGTCGGCGCGGTACTGCTGGTTTACTCACTGGTGCTGCTCACCAAGCGTCGCCTGAATCAGGACCAGGGCGTACACGGTTCCAGTTATTATGACTGGTATCTGCTCGGCCTGATCTGGACTATCGCCGTTACCGGTATCATGTGCGAAATCCTGCGTCTTCTCGGCGTAGCATCTCTCGCATACCCCATGTACTACGTGCACTTGATCGCCGTATTCATGATGTTTGTCTATCTGCCGTGGTCCAAGCTCGGACACCTTGTCTACAGGACCGCAGCTTTAACTTATGCAAGATACATCGGCCGTCTGCCCATG
- a CDS encoding hydrogenase iron-sulfur subunit: MPEKIGVYFDQASVSPYLNAEEMAELVGRVYANECPVVKVHPRLNSEEGRKLIQEDIDAGSVDAVCICGTSPRVDWDIFDFDGVAVERVNLREQCIKVFRNPDGTMPDPNGEIPELLTIMANEYVKMGVTKLLKTNEQESQAFDANKVVMVMGGGFTGLTAAIYAAKTNHDVILVEKEANLGGKAAGMYKTFPLSYPYTEAHETGIEALISEVQSNSRIKVLTSAQLEALEGAPGQYTAKVKVGGSVEEMPVGACVLATGWVPQDTKYVEPMGYGSSKVVTAAEFEAIVKEGKMTAKSVAFVLDTRLSEAEFAAQEDAYANRSEEEVAAADAAAAEAAEGEEEEKFVYEDMESYKHLPYTSELSSLVALKQANYVREMNEDAIAYIIYDHMMVPGVNERYYRAAQDNPGVMLTKGTVTSIKEEGAGMVIAADNTLLGENIEIEAELVVVPTGMVPTTAHDPTINLVYRQGPAFPDLQQFDGYADSNYICFPYETRRTGIYAAGCVRQPMSMGLAREDAAGAVLKAIQCINSANHGVAVHPRSGDNTYPVFNFMRCTQCKRCTEECPFGALDDDEKGTPMPNPSRCRRCGTCMGACPERVIGFDNYNIDMIGSMIKQVNVPDDMEADGPRFIVLACENDAYPALDMAAMRGKGWSPYVRVVPVRCLGSVNTIWIADAMSKGIDGVLLLGCKYGEDYQCHFMKGSELCNRRMENVADSLNRLGVEPERVVQAELAIDEYDKVPDMIDNFVNEMIKIGPNPFKGY, from the coding sequence ATGCCCGAAAAAATCGGTGTTTATTTCGACCAAGCGAGCGTATCTCCTTACCTGAACGCTGAAGAAATGGCTGAACTTGTCGGTCGCGTTTACGCGAACGAATGTCCGGTCGTAAAGGTGCACCCGCGTCTTAACAGCGAGGAAGGAAGAAAGCTCATTCAGGAAGATATCGACGCTGGCAGCGTTGACGCAGTATGTATCTGCGGCACTAGCCCTCGCGTTGACTGGGATATTTTCGACTTCGACGGTGTCGCAGTCGAACGAGTCAACCTGCGTGAACAGTGCATCAAGGTTTTCAGGAATCCCGACGGCACCATGCCTGATCCTAACGGCGAAATTCCTGAGCTCCTCACAATAATGGCAAACGAATACGTCAAAATGGGTGTTACCAAGCTGCTCAAGACTAACGAGCAGGAATCTCAGGCTTTTGATGCCAATAAGGTAGTCATGGTCATGGGTGGTGGTTTCACCGGTCTTACCGCAGCTATTTACGCTGCCAAGACCAACCACGACGTAATTCTGGTGGAAAAGGAAGCCAACCTCGGTGGTAAGGCTGCTGGAATGTACAAAACATTTCCCCTTTCCTACCCCTATACTGAAGCACATGAAACCGGAATCGAGGCTCTGATCTCTGAAGTTCAGTCCAATTCCAGAATCAAAGTGCTCACCTCCGCACAGCTCGAAGCTCTCGAAGGCGCTCCCGGACAGTACACTGCTAAAGTGAAAGTCGGTGGAAGTGTTGAAGAGATGCCCGTCGGTGCATGTGTTCTGGCTACCGGCTGGGTACCTCAGGATACAAAATACGTAGAGCCCATGGGTTACGGTTCTTCCAAGGTTGTGACTGCAGCTGAATTTGAAGCGATAGTTAAGGAAGGCAAAATGACAGCTAAGTCTGTTGCCTTTGTTCTTGATACCCGCCTCAGTGAAGCAGAATTCGCAGCTCAGGAAGACGCATACGCAAACCGTTCCGAAGAAGAGGTCGCAGCGGCTGATGCTGCCGCAGCTGAAGCAGCTGAAGGTGAAGAAGAGGAAAAATTTGTCTATGAAGACATGGAATCCTACAAGCACCTTCCCTATACTTCTGAGCTGAGCAGTTTGGTAGCCCTCAAACAGGCTAACTACGTTCGCGAAATGAATGAAGACGCTATTGCTTACATCATCTACGATCACATGATGGTCCCCGGTGTAAACGAGCGTTATTACCGTGCAGCACAGGATAATCCCGGCGTAATGCTGACCAAGGGTACCGTTACTTCCATTAAGGAAGAGGGTGCCGGAATGGTTATCGCCGCGGATAATACCCTGCTGGGCGAAAATATTGAAATCGAAGCTGAACTGGTTGTTGTTCCTACCGGTATGGTACCCACCACCGCGCACGATCCGACCATCAACCTCGTATACAGACAGGGTCCTGCATTCCCCGATCTCCAGCAGTTCGATGGATACGCAGACTCCAACTACATCTGCTTCCCCTACGAAACACGCCGTACCGGTATTTACGCCGCCGGTTGTGTCCGTCAGCCCATGTCCATGGGTCTGGCCCGTGAGGATGCAGCAGGTGCTGTGCTGAAAGCGATCCAGTGCATCAACTCCGCTAACCACGGCGTTGCTGTCCACCCCCGCTCCGGTGACAACACCTATCCTGTTTTCAACTTCATGCGCTGCACACAGTGTAAGCGTTGTACCGAGGAATGTCCCTTCGGCGCACTTGATGATGATGAAAAAGGAACACCAATGCCGAATCCTTCCCGTTGCCGCCGTTGCGGTACCTGTATGGGGGCCTGCCCTGAGCGCGTAATCGGATTCGACAACTACAACATCGATATGATCGGTTCCATGATCAAACAGGTCAACGTACCTGATGATATGGAAGCTGACGGTCCCCGCTTTATCGTTCTTGCTTGCGAAAACGATGCCTACCCGGCACTCGATATGGCAGCTATGCGCGGTAAAGGCTGGTCTCCTTACGTTCGTGTTGTTCCCGTCCGTTGCCTCGGCTCAGTGAATACCATCTGGATTGCTGATGCAATGTCCAAGGGTATTGACGGAGTTCTGCTGCTCGGTTGTAAGTACGGTGAAGACTATCAGTGCCACTTTATGAAGGGGTCTGAGCTTTGTAACCGCCGTATGGAAAACGTCGCTGATTCTCTGAACAGACTTGGCGTTGAACCCGAACGTGTTGTACAGGCTGAACTTGCCATCGACGAATATGACAAAGTACCCGATATGATCGATAACTTTGTTAATGAGATGATTAAGATCGGTCCTAACCCGTTCAAGGGCTACTAG